The Aneurinibacillus sp. REN35 nucleotide sequence CAGGAACGATCGGAGCTGGCGTGTACAGCTTCTTTTACGCTTTGGCTGTCAGCATTATCGGCATGTGCGCGTTTATCATCCTTCCGGATTTGAAGGACCCGCAAAACGCCTTTGCCGAGATGGCTATAACCATATTGCCGACCGGCCTGCTAGGACTTGTACTGGCGAGTGTAGTGTCAGCTCTGATGTCTACCGCTTCTGGAACGTTGCTCGCCTCTTCTACGCTCATTGTAAATGATATTATCAAGCGCTTTTCCAAAAACGAAATGAGCGAGGCCCGCTTTCTGCTGACATCACGTATTACTACACTGATTATCGGTCTTATCGTTATTGTTTGCGCTATCTGGATTCAGGATGTACTTGTCGCGCTAGATGTGGCCTATGCTGTGCTTTCCGGTTCAGTGTTTCTCCCGATTGTTTTGGGCCTGTTCTGGAAACGAGCCACTGCAAAGGCAGCGTTCTACTCCATTCTTATTAGCGCCATCGTTACTCTTACCGGATTGGCGATGGAAGGGATCACCTCTACGAATCCAATTCTTTATGGACTGGCGTCAAGCCTGATCTCCATCGTGCTCATTTCTTATCTGGATTCATCAAAAGGCTTGCCACAATCAGAGCGATCCGAGGATAAAGTCGGATAACTCGATCCAGACTTTTCTACATGATATGGAAGAAGGGCTGACTCAATAATACGAGCCAGCCCTTCTCTTCCGTTTATTTGTTTACCCACTCAAGAAATGTCTTCTCATCAATCACCTGGATGCCGAGTTCATTCGCCTTGGCAAGCTTGGAGCCAGCCGCTTCACCTGCAACGACAAGATCCGTTTTCTTGCTGACGCTGCCGGATACTTTGCCGCCGTGCGCCTCGATCAACTGCTGGGCTTCCTTACGCGTGATTTCTTCTAGCGTTCCAGTCAGCACGACCGTCTTGCCGGAGAATGGAGAATCCATGTCTACATCTTCGATCCGCAGACCTTTGTATTCCATATTCACACCGGCCTCACGCAGACGGTTCAACGTCTCTGTCACTTCAGGCTTATCGAAATACTTGACTACGCTCTCCGCAATCTTCGTACCAATCTCATGAATGGAGACAATCTCTTCCTCTGTTCCCTGCCGCAGCGCATCCATTGTACCGAAGTGTTGGGCCAGCAGACGAGCCGCTTTCTCGCCGACAAACCGAATGCCAAGTCCGAACAACAGGCGCTCAAGCGAATTGTTCTTGCTCTGCTCAATTGCCTTAAGCATATTATCGACCGATTTCTCGCCCATGCGCTCAAGGGCAAGCAATTGCTCCCGTTCCAAATAGTAAAGGTCAGCCACGCTGTGAATCAGGTCATGCTCGAACAGTTGGGTTATAACCTTCTCACCCACACCATCAATATTCATTGCATTACGTGAAACAAAATGAATAATACCCTCGCGAATCTGTGCCGGACACTGCGGATTGATGCAGCGAAGGGCCACTTCTTCTTCGAGACGTACCAATTCACTGGCACAAGCGGGGCAATGTGTCGGCATATGGTACGGCTGTTCTTCCCCTGTCCGCATTTCCTCTTTTACCGCTACGATTTCCGGGATGATGTCGCCCGCCTTCTTGACCACGACATGGTCACCGATCATGATGCCCTTCTCGCGGATGATGTCTTCATTATGCAAGGATGCACGCTGTACGGTCGTACCAGCCAGGCTAACCGGATCAAGAATTGCGGTTGGCGTCACCGCCCCGGTACGGCCTACCGTAACCTCAATTCCACGCAGAACCGTGACCGACTCTTCGGCCGGAAACTTATAGGCAATCGCCCACCGTGGACTTTTTGCTGTAAAACCTAATTCTTCTTGATAGCCAAGGCGATCCACCTTAACGACAATCCCGTCAATATCATAGGCAAGCTCGCTTCTTCGGTCCTGCCAGCCGACAACGAAGGCAATCACTTCATCGATCCCTTCGCAGATGCGGCGCTCCGGATTTATTTTGAAGTTCAACTCTTCAAGCATCTCCAGCGCGCCGCTATGCGTATCCACCGGCAATACATCTTCGCCTACCATGGAGTACAGAAACGTATCAAGCTGACGTGAGGCCGCAATTTTCGGGTCTAATTGACGTAAGGAACCTGCTGCGGCGTTGCGCGGATTGGCAAACAACGCCTCTTCACGCTCCGCCCGCTCTTTATTTAAGCGTTCAAACGCGCGGCGTGGCATGAACGCTTCCCCGCGAACTTCAATGGTAAGCGGCTTCTTGAGTGTAACCGGGAGCGAACGAATCGTGCGCAGGTTCTGTGTAATCTCTTCACCGACGCGCCCATCTCCCCGGGTAGCCCCCCGCACCAGTCGTCCGTTTTCATAGCGAAGCGAGATGGCCAGCCCATCGATTTTCAGCTCACACATGTAGCGAATTGGCCCTTCTACACCAAGTCCTTGCTTTACTCGGCGATCAAAGTCTCGCAATCCCTGCTCATCGAACGCATTGCCAAGACTGAGCATCGGGATAGAGTGTTCCACTTTCCTAAATGACTCAAGTGGTGTTCCACCCACCCGCTGCGTGGGAGAATCCGGGGTAAGCAGCTCAGGGAACTCGCCCTCAAGCTGAATCAGCTCCTGCATCAGTCTGTCATAGTCATGATCGGAAATTTGCGGTTCGTCTTTCACATGGTACAAGTAATTGTGCCGCTCAATGATTTCCCGCAGCTCCTCTACCCGCTGAATAGCTTCATTTCGATCCATCCTTGTCCCTCGCTTACCTCAAATTTATACTTTCTCGATCGGCGCAAACTTAGCTAATAGCTTCTTTAGGCCTGTTGGATTCGGAAAGGCGATGGTCAGCTCGAGATCCTGGCCGCTGCCCTTTGTCGAGACGACTGTACCTATCCCCCACTTGCCATGCTGTACCTTATCTCCTGCCTTCCAATCTACCGCCTCTGTACTGCGCGCTATACCACCTGCCGCCTGTGTACGCATCGGTACGACACCGCTGCGCGGCGCCTGCGGCTGTGTGCTGGAGTTGTTGTCCATACGCATGGTACGGGCTGCAAGCCGCTGCTGTACGGTGCCTTCCGGCTGGATCAAATGCTCCGGAATTTCTTCGATGAAGCGGGAAGCCGAGTTCATCTTCGTCTGACCGTACAAGGTGCGCATCAGCG carries:
- the ligA gene encoding NAD-dependent DNA ligase LigA; translated protein: MDRNEAIQRVEELREIIERHNYLYHVKDEPQISDHDYDRLMQELIQLEGEFPELLTPDSPTQRVGGTPLESFRKVEHSIPMLSLGNAFDEQGLRDFDRRVKQGLGVEGPIRYMCELKIDGLAISLRYENGRLVRGATRGDGRVGEEITQNLRTIRSLPVTLKKPLTIEVRGEAFMPRRAFERLNKERAEREEALFANPRNAAAGSLRQLDPKIAASRQLDTFLYSMVGEDVLPVDTHSGALEMLEELNFKINPERRICEGIDEVIAFVVGWQDRRSELAYDIDGIVVKVDRLGYQEELGFTAKSPRWAIAYKFPAEESVTVLRGIEVTVGRTGAVTPTAILDPVSLAGTTVQRASLHNEDIIREKGIMIGDHVVVKKAGDIIPEIVAVKEEMRTGEEQPYHMPTHCPACASELVRLEEEVALRCINPQCPAQIREGIIHFVSRNAMNIDGVGEKVITQLFEHDLIHSVADLYYLEREQLLALERMGEKSVDNMLKAIEQSKNNSLERLLFGLGIRFVGEKAARLLAQHFGTMDALRQGTEEEIVSIHEIGTKIAESVVKYFDKPEVTETLNRLREAGVNMEYKGLRIEDVDMDSPFSGKTVVLTGTLEEITRKEAQQLIEAHGGKVSGSVSKKTDLVVAGEAAGSKLAKANELGIQVIDEKTFLEWVNK